One genomic window of Centroberyx gerrardi isolate f3 chromosome 15, fCenGer3.hap1.cur.20231027, whole genome shotgun sequence includes the following:
- the xpo5 gene encoding exportin-5, translating into MAEQVAAMCEQLIKAVNVMMDAETSQIYRLEALKFCEEFKETCSFCVPCGLRLAEKSQTAVVRHFGLQILEHVVKFRWNNMPQQEKVQLKDCAMQLLNGTHPILEEESHIKDVLSRIIVEMIKREWPQHWPDMLEEMETLTSLGEAQTELVMLILLRLVEDVITFQTLPTQRRRDIQQTLTQNMDSIFSFMLAILQLNVDDYRKLNSIPGQELQAKAHCRVAVATLNTLAGYIDWVALAHITNDNCRLLEMLCLLLSESELQLEAVECLLIAISRKGKLEDRKPFMLLFDDVAIHYILSAAQSADGAAICNKSSQTQPVEVVGVVERRYIFLKRLCQVLCALGSQLCSLVGSDVEVDVPANLSKYMEAFLAFTTHPSQFLKSSTQGSWGALFRHEILSKDSVVREMAIKYLRTTMTNLVKAGFPSRNDNPSCEYSRVDFDSDEDFNSFFHSFRAQQGEVVRNACRIAPLEAFKIAAEWLQYQIARPIDTGNTTSKTAEGMCSILSPSAVQWDAMTVFTECVFGQTFKNLEEEKLPIDQGMELLQAVLNYDTKDPLILSCVLTNVSALFPFVIHRPHFLPQVLFKLFAAITFEVVQDSKAPRSRAVKNVRRHACSSIIKMCRDYPQFVLPCFDMVYSHVKKLFSNEATLTQMEKCALMEALVLISNQFKDFAKQKAFLEELMASVVAQWTSDEMRHVLWDPALFLSFVGADQVVSEQSKDTDTAGINRARLSFCVYTILGVVKRARWPADLEEAKAGGFVVGYTQTGSPIYRNPCTAQVLALLPNLLALIRTQNSLFLPENMARLSETFSRAGELMDAEKNLVLGLPQPLLDVYDSPLYKTNLDRMQGFFCTLYDNCFHILGNAGLSLQQDFYTIEGLAEQIVGAAFVNLDHVPDHRVRPIIRVFLKQLVLSCPQEYYNSLLCPLLGPLFAYMLQRLNAKWQVINQRSSNNGEDEEEVVCEESQVTQEMLEEQMVRLVTREVLDLLTVSCISRKVPEPAGNKEEVEEEDMMTDSGQSVSPSQPTDELTELGKCLVKHENIYTNLLTISFTSLSWKDTTNCHRTASMVCWSLLRQVVGGNLLPEAVTWFYTSVLRALQMHGQHEVCNCALTQLAMLIYESLRPRYMELRAVMAQIPNISEDSLNHFDQRLLDPNAQKFGEKKKKDFFKKLISGTVGKALCQQFRKEVHIRNLPSLFKKPKPEKDVLNNEALGLAALFSPLPDTL; encoded by the exons ATGGCGGAACAGGTGGCTGCCATGTGTGAGCAGCTTATCAAAGCTGTGAATGTGATGATGGATGCAGAAACAAGCCAAATATACCGACTGGAGGCCCTAAAG TTTTGTGAAGAGTTCAAAGAGACCTGCTCTTTTTGTGTCCCGTGTGGCTTACGATTAGCTGAGAAATCCCAGACAGCTGTAGTGAGGCACTTTGGTCTGCAAATCCTGGAACACGTTGTCAA GTTCAGATGGAACAACATGCCACAGCAAGAAAAAGTCCAGTTGAAGGACTGTGCTATGCAGCTGTTGAAT GGAACTCATCCtatcctggaggaggagagccacATCAAAGACGTCCTGTCACGTATCATAGTGGAGATGATAAAGCGAGAATGGCCTCAACACTGGCCAGATATGCTGGAAGAGATGGAGACTCTCACCAGCCTAGGG GAGGCTCAGACGGAGCTGGTGATGTTGATCCTGCTGCGGCTGGTAGAGGATGTGATCACCTTCCAGACGCTGCCCACCCAGAGACGCAGAGACATCCAGCAGACCCTCACCCAAAACATGGACAGCATCTTCAGCTTCATGCTGGCCATCCTGCAGCTCAATGTCGACGACTACCGCAAACTG AACAGCATACCTGGACAGGAATTGCAG GCCAAAGCTCATTGTCGAGTCGCTGTGGCAACTCTGAACACACTTGCAGGCTACATAGACTGGGTGGCCCTTGCGCACATTACCAATGATAACTGTCGCCTGCTGGAGATGCTGTGTCTGCTGCTGAGCGAGTcagagctgcagctggaggcgGTGGAGTGCCTGCTCATCGCCATCAGCCGGAAG GGCAAGCTGGAGGACAGGAAGCCATTCATGCTGCTGTTTGATGATGTGGCCATCCACTACATCCTTTCTGCAGCCCA GTCAGCAGATGGAGCGGCGATATGTAACAAATCCTCTCAAACACA ACCAGTGGAGGTGGTGGGAGTGGTCGAGCGACGCTACATCTTCCTGAAGAGGCTCTGTCAGGTCCTGTGCGCCCTGGGAAGCCAACTCTGCTCATTAGTG GGTTCAGATGTAGAGGTTGATGTACCTGCAAACCTCAGCAAGTACATGGAAGCCTTCTTAGCCTTCACTACACACCCCAGTCAG TTTTTAAAGTCCTCCACTCAGGGCAGTTGGGGAGCTTTGTTCAGACATGAGATTCTGTCGAAGGACTCAGTAGTTCGGGAGATGGCCATCAAGTACCTCAGAACAACCATGACCAACCTAGTCAAG gctgggtttccatccagaAATGATAACCCGAGCTGTGAGTACTCCCGTGTGGACTTTGACAGCGACGAGGACTTCAACTCATTCTTTCACT CTTTCCGAGCGCAGCAGGGAGAGGTGGTGAGGAACGCGTGTCGCATTGCTCCTCTGGAGGCCTTCAAGATAGCAGCAGAATGGTTACAGTATCAGATCGCCAGACCCATCGACACTGGGAACACCACAT CTAAGACGGCCGAGGGCATGTGCTCCATCCTGTCCCCGTCAGCGGTCCAGTGGGACGCCATGACAGTCTTCACAGAGTGTGTGTTCGGTCAGACCTTCAAAAATCTGGAGGAGGAG AAGTTGCCCATAGATCAGGGCATGGAGCTCCTGCAGGCCGTGCTGAACTACGACACCAAAGACCCACTCATCCTGTCCTGTGTCCTCACCAACGTCTCTGCCCTCTTCCCCTTTGTCATACACAGACCTCACTTCCTGCCCCAGGTCCTCTTCAAG CTGTTTGCTGCCATCACATTTGAGGTTGTCCAAGACAGCAAG GCGCCTCGGAGCCGAGCTGTAAAGAATGTGAGGAGACATGCCTGCTCTTCCATCATCAAGATGTGCCGGGATTACCCACAGTTCGTTTTG CCGTGTTTTGACATGGTCTACAGCCATGTGAAGAAGCTGTTCTCCAACGAGGCCACGTTGACCCAGATGGAGAAATGTGCCCTGATGGAGGCCCTGGTGCTGATCAGTAACCAGTTCAAAGACTTCGCCAAGCAGAAGGCCTTCCTAGAGGAGCTCATGGCCTCGGTGGTCGCACAGTGGACTTCAGATGAAATGAGGCA tgtgctgTGGGACCCTGCACTGTTCCTGTCATTTGTTGGTGCTGATCAGGTGGTCAGTGAGCAAAGCAAAGATACAGACACAGCGGGCATTAATAGGGCACgg TTGAGTTTCTGTGTGTACACCATCTTGGGGGTGGTGAAGAGGGCTCGCTGGCCTGCAGACCTGGAGGAGGCCAAGGCTGGGGGCTTTGTGGTGGGCTACACCCAAACTGGATCCCCCATCTACAGAAACCCGTGCACCGCTCAGGTCCTTGCCCTGCTGCCCAACCTGCTGGCTCTTATCAG AACTCAAAACAGTCTGTTCCTGCCGGAGAACATGGCTCGTCTGAGTGAGACTTTCTCCAGGGCCGGCGAGTTGATGGATGCAGAAAAGAACTTGGTTCTTG GTCTTCCTCAGCCTCTGCTGGATGTTTATGACTCTCCTCTGTATAAAACCAACCTGGATCGCATGCAAGGATTTTTCTGCACATTATATGACAACTG tTTCCATATCCTGGGAAATGCAGGTCTGTCCCTGCAGCAAGACTTCTACACCATCGAGGGGTTGGCTGAACAAATAGTTGGCGCCGCCTTTGTCAACCTCGACCATGTGCCTGACCACAGAGTTCGCCCTATAATT CGGGTGTTTCTGAAGCAGCTGGTGCTATCGTGTCCTCAGGAGTACTACAACAGTCTGctctgccccctgctgggcCCTCTGTTCGCCTACATGCTGCAG AGACTCAATGCCAAGTGGCAGGTCATCAACCAGAGGAGCTCTAATAA TGgtgaggacgaggaggaggtggtgtgtGAGGAGAGCCAGGTGACGCAGGAGATGTTGGAGGAGCAGATGGTGCGCCTGGTCACCAGAGAGGTGCTGGATCTTCTCA CTGTGAGCTGTATTTCCAGAAAAGTGCCTGAACCAGCGGGGAATAAGGAAGAAGTGGAGG AGGAAGACATGATGACAGACTCGGGCCAGTCGGTGTCTCCCTCCCAGCCCACGGACGAGCTGACTGAGCTGGGGAAATGTCTAGTGAAACACGAG AACATCTACACGAACCTGTTGACCAtctccttcacctctctctcgTGGAAGGACACGACTAACTGTCACCGCACCGCGTCCATGGTCTGCTGGAGCCTGCTGCGACAG GTGGTCGGGGGTAACCTTCTCCCTGAGGCGGTCACATGGTTCTACACCAGTGTTCTGAGGGCCCTGCAGATGCACGGGCAGCACGAGGTCTGCAACTGTGCTCTCACACAGCTGGCCATGCTCATCTACGAAAGTCTG CGGCCCCGCTACATGGAGCTGAGAGCAGTGATGGCCCAGATCCCTAACATCAGTGAGGACTCTCTGAACCATTTTGATCAGAGGCTGCTGGACCCCAACGCCCAGAAGTTcggggaaaagaagaagaaagacttTTTCAAGAAGCTCATCTCGGGAACTGTGGGG AAAGCTCTGTGCCAGCAGTTCAGAAAGGAGGTTCATATCCGGAATCTTCCATCCCTCTTCAAAAAGCCCAAGCCAGAGAAAGACGTGCTGAACAATGAAGCATTGGGTCTGGCTGCTCTCTTCTCCCCATTGCCTGACACCCTGTAG